In Accipiter gentilis chromosome 17, bAccGen1.1, whole genome shotgun sequence, one DNA window encodes the following:
- the LOC126047317 gene encoding olfactory receptor 2D2-like, with product MARENQSIVTEFIFQGLSSQPRTQTVLFIVFLVFYLFTMVGNITIITVIRADCQLQSPMYFFLANLSFLDICYVSSNIPQMLVNLLTKKRTISFSGCAAQLYFSLAFGMTECVLLGVMAYDRYMAICHPLLYTTGMNRKVCVHMVVASWTGSLLSSLVITSLTLRLPFCRPDIMNHYFCEVLAVLALACCDTALVDLVIFIFSILIVFIPFLLIITSYAHILSTLLKSKSAHVQSKAFSTCGSHLMVVTIFYGTAIYIYMSPKSRLPQDRDKVVAVFYTIVAPMLNPLIYSFRNKDMKRALRRVMNRPNRLFRDL from the coding sequence ATGGCCAGGGAAAACCAAAGCATAGTGACAGAATTCATCTTTCAAGGCCTTTCCTCTCAACCAAGGACACAGACTGTTCTTTTCATAGTGTTCCTGGTTTTTTATCTGTTCACAATGGTTGGGAACATCACGATCATTACAGTGATCAGAGCTGATTGCCAGCTGCAGTCACCCATGTACTTTTTCCTTGCCAACCTGTCCTTCTTAGACATCTGCTACGTCTCCAGCAACATCCCCCAGATGCTGGTGAACCTCTTGACCAAGAAGAGGACCATCTCCTTCTCTGGATGTGCTGCTCAGCTGTATTTCTCTCTGGCTTTTGGCATGACAGAGTGTGTCCTGCTTGGGGTCATGGCCTATGATCGATATATGGCAATATGTCACCCCTTGCTCTACACCACTGGCATGAACAGGAAGGTTTGCGTTCACATGGTCGTGGCTTCCTGGACCGGCAGCCTGCTGAGCTCCCTGGTCATCACCAGCCTCACCTTGCGGCTGCCCTTCTGCAGGCCTGACATCATGAACCATTACTTCTGTGAAGTGCTAGCAGTGCTGGCCTTGGCCTGCTGCGACACCGCCCTCGTGGACTTGGTCATCTTCATCTTCAGCATCCTCATAGTGTTCATCCCCTTTCTTCTGATCATCACCTCGTACGCCCATATCCTTTCCACCCTCTTGAAGAGTAAGTCTGCACATGTACAATCCAAGGCCTTCTCCACCTGTGGATCCCACCTGATGGTGGTAACCATATTCTATGGGACAGCCATCTACATATACATGAGTCCTAAGTCAAGGCTTCCACAGGACAGGGACAAAGTGGTTGCAGTGTTTTACACCATTGTAGCCCCAATgctgaaccccctcatctacagcttCAGGAACAAGGACATGAAGCGTGCCCTGAGAAGGGTGATGAACAGACCCAATAGGCTTTTCAGGGATTTGTAG